The following proteins come from a genomic window of Bacillota bacterium:
- a CDS encoding DNA internalization-related competence protein ComEC/Rec2 → MLNNKTRPFLLVFPLLAVGIYLSQYAEYAVIAAAVAGVIAVCWFFLEYRGKSGAVGFFWLLMICAGYLLGVTDMGILPDADFQAAVTGEVVSVRRLTYYQRVIVQSPELKAKLAVHLPLDVDLAPGLWLSVCGRVTKPDSARNPGEFDYRSYLRGQGVYAFVEVDEFTVLEKKNRARLFLNSLREYVKNNYRENMRSPQLLTAIVLGDRSELSAQQLAWWEQLGIAHLLSISGMHIGLLAVFIWAVLRPMPGSQTFKTVLFTVLLLVYVLLSGAKPSAWRAWLAAVIAAFGSNRHLDGLHLWSLIGTIMLVISPSYLWQIGFQLSFAASGGIILWNPLIRKLTARITGGWVSRIIKHFVNSIAISLAAQLSIFPLLLYHFSEAALMGPIATYLMLPFVSILLVGGLVLGAFGRLAFLGGFLLDRVTGLTDLLCRLLSNLGCVISVPIKSFSLVWGWFLLFSWMGLQVRKEYIRIGKPTLIKVSSRILTLVMILSMPQPVRIPLEITFLDVGQGDCIFIRTPYKQHILIDGGGDSVYWQLRGRNVGLETVVPYLQYKGVEHIDLVILSHPHEDHLFGLLAVLENFSVGMVLDNGQPHTTATYVKYLELIDSKHIPYRQLRAGDQLLLRGGVRLEIFHPDQLLAGTGSDLNNNSLVINLNYQGRNVLFTGDLDWEGMIDLLQRGNLPQVDLIKVPHHGSKTALLPQFYQTVQPDYAVVTVGKNSFGHPDPDVMEFLADMGIKTARTDQEGAVSFYIWAGMLGRYSKSK, encoded by the coding sequence ATGTTGAACAATAAAACTCGTCCTTTCCTTCTTGTTTTTCCCCTGCTGGCTGTGGGAATCTATTTGTCGCAGTATGCAGAGTACGCAGTAATTGCTGCAGCAGTGGCTGGGGTAATTGCAGTATGCTGGTTCTTCCTTGAGTATCGGGGAAAGAGCGGAGCGGTAGGATTTTTCTGGCTGCTGATGATCTGTGCTGGATACTTGCTCGGCGTTACCGATATGGGTATTCTGCCGGATGCAGATTTCCAAGCAGCAGTTACAGGAGAAGTTGTCAGTGTGCGGAGATTAACCTACTACCAGCGGGTTATTGTCCAATCCCCAGAGCTTAAGGCCAAATTGGCCGTGCATCTGCCGCTGGATGTCGATCTTGCACCAGGGCTTTGGTTGTCCGTTTGCGGGCGCGTCACAAAACCGGACAGCGCCCGCAATCCGGGCGAATTTGATTACCGAAGTTATCTGCGGGGGCAGGGCGTGTATGCCTTTGTGGAAGTCGATGAGTTTACAGTCTTAGAAAAGAAGAACCGCGCTAGGCTTTTTCTGAACAGCCTGCGGGAATATGTAAAAAATAATTATCGAGAAAATATGCGTTCTCCGCAGCTGCTCACCGCCATAGTGTTAGGTGATCGCAGTGAACTCAGCGCTCAGCAGCTTGCTTGGTGGGAACAGCTGGGTATAGCCCATTTATTATCTATATCGGGAATGCATATCGGCTTACTTGCAGTATTTATCTGGGCAGTACTGCGTCCTATGCCGGGTTCCCAGACCTTTAAAACAGTGCTGTTCACGGTGCTGCTGCTTGTTTATGTGCTGTTAAGCGGTGCTAAACCTTCTGCTTGGCGGGCCTGGCTGGCAGCTGTAATCGCTGCTTTCGGATCAAACCGTCATTTGGATGGACTGCACTTATGGAGTTTAATTGGTACTATTATGCTTGTTATTTCTCCAAGCTATCTTTGGCAGATAGGTTTTCAGCTTTCTTTTGCTGCCAGCGGCGGAATTATTCTATGGAATCCGTTGATAAGAAAACTAACTGCCAGAATAACAGGCGGATGGGTATCAAGGATTATAAAGCACTTTGTCAATTCGATCGCGATTTCCCTTGCTGCGCAGCTGAGTATATTTCCACTCTTACTTTATCATTTTTCGGAAGCTGCGCTGATGGGTCCCATCGCGACTTACTTAATGCTTCCTTTTGTCTCAATCTTGCTGGTAGGCGGACTGGTTTTAGGGGCATTTGGGAGACTTGCGTTTCTAGGAGGATTTTTACTAGACAGAGTCACTGGTTTAACGGACCTCCTCTGTCGACTCCTTTCAAACCTCGGGTGTGTGATATCAGTTCCGATCAAATCCTTTTCTCTTGTTTGGGGCTGGTTTTTGCTCTTCTCTTGGATGGGTTTACAGGTTAGAAAAGAGTATATTAGGATTGGGAAACCAACATTAATCAAGGTGAGCTCTAGGATCTTAACTTTGGTTATGATCCTAAGTATGCCCCAACCAGTTCGCATACCCCTTGAAATTACCTTTCTTGATGTCGGTCAGGGAGACTGCATTTTCATCCGCACTCCGTATAAGCAGCATATTTTGATTGATGGCGGCGGAGATTCGGTTTACTGGCAGCTGAGGGGCAGAAATGTTGGCTTAGAAACCGTGGTTCCGTACCTGCAGTATAAGGGAGTGGAACACATCGATCTGGTTATTCTCAGCCATCCTCATGAAGATCATTTGTTTGGTCTGCTTGCGGTGCTGGAAAACTTCAGCGTAGGAATGGTACTGGATAATGGTCAGCCTCATACAACTGCCACTTATGTAAAGTATTTGGAGCTGATCGATTCTAAGCATATTCCCTATCGACAGTTAAGAGCTGGTGATCAGCTGCTGCTGCGGGGCGGTGTACGGTTAGAGATTTTCCATCCGGACCAGCTTTTGGCTGGGACTGGGTCTGATTTAAACAATAACAGTTTAGTAATTAATCTTAATTATCAGGGCAGAAATGTGCTTTTTACCGGTGATTTGGACTGGGAGGGTATGATTGACCTGCTGCAGCGCGGCAATCTACCCCAAGTCGATTTGATTAAAGTCCCTCACCACGGCAGTAAAACTGCACTCCTGCCTCAATTTTATCAAACTGTACAGCCTGACTACGCTGTTGTGACAGTGGGTAAAAACTCTTTTGGCCATCCTGATCCGGATGTAATGGAGTTCCTTGCGGACATGGGGATCAAGACAGCAAGAACTGATCAAGAGGGAGCCGTGTCATTCTATATTTGGGCAGGAATGCTCGGCAGGTATTCAAAGTCTAAATAG
- a CDS encoding helix-hairpin-helix domain-containing protein, giving the protein MTARQRVIVFALVAMILIGNGIDLFVSRQKAVRFLAAADAAGPPASAQLRESNDLNEITDSTGAEELDELSAGSAAPADGEIPIAVTKALNPDGTEHDLEECKLIHINWAVSKELQQLPGIGSVLAERIIEKRREKFFLKFEDLLTVSGIGQKRLERIKPFICLAVPHVEQ; this is encoded by the coding sequence ATGACTGCGCGGCAGCGCGTGATCGTTTTCGCGTTGGTTGCCATGATTCTGATTGGAAACGGTATTGACCTCTTTGTGTCCCGCCAAAAAGCAGTGCGCTTTTTGGCAGCTGCAGATGCAGCAGGCCCACCTGCATCTGCACAATTAAGAGAATCTAATGATTTGAACGAAATAACAGATTCAACTGGAGCAGAAGAGCTGGACGAATTAAGCGCAGGATCTGCGGCGCCGGCTGATGGAGAGATTCCGATCGCAGTAACCAAGGCTCTTAATCCAGACGGAACAGAGCATGATTTAGAGGAATGCAAGTTGATTCACATCAACTGGGCTGTCTCCAAAGAGCTGCAGCAGCTGCCCGGAATAGGTTCGGTGTTAGCTGAAAGAATAATTGAAAAGCGCCGCGAAAAGTTCTTCCTCAAGTTTGAGGATCTTCTGACCGTATCTGGGATTGGACAAAAAAGATTAGAAAGAATTAAACCGTTTATCTGCTTAGCTGTACCGCATGTTGAACAATAA